The following are encoded together in the Zingiber officinale cultivar Zhangliang chromosome 8A, Zo_v1.1, whole genome shotgun sequence genome:
- the LOC122010968 gene encoding U3 small nucleolar ribonucleoprotein protein MPP10-like, whose product MLFKKISLKLDALSHFHFAPKLVIEDMSIQVNVPAVAMEEVAPLVVSNAAMLAPKEIFHGKGNIKEEAELTKEERKRRRANQKRRFRRLKGVLKSIGCLSVSKALNRETELQ is encoded by the exons ATGCTATTCAAAAAGATTTCCTTAAAGTTGGATGCACTGTCTCACTTCCATTTTGCTCCAAAGCTG gttattgaggacatgtctatacaagtcaatgtacctgctgtagcaatggaagag GTTGCTCCATTGGTCGTCTCAAATGCGGCTATGCTTGCCCCTAaggagatttttcatggaaaaggaaacatcaaagaagaggcagagttaacaaaagaagagaggaaaaggagacgggccaaccagaaaagaagatttagaagattgaaag gtgtcctcaagagtattgg GTGCTTATCGGTGAGCAAGGCACTAAATCGAGAAACTGAGCTCCAGTAG
- the LOC122011676 gene encoding copper-transporting ATPase HMA5-like, giving the protein MVNAGMLMSCLRGGEVFQMSRSLSPRPRYPSMPKYPKRKESSSAVGSAGDDEDLEASGAGVEHGEEEAKKVAVFSVVGMTCAACAGSVEKAVKRLPGIHDAAVDVLNDRAQIIFYPAFVSEDRIRETIEDVGFAAALLKEEMKEEKSSLTCRLRVKGMTCTSCSTNVESALRSVPGVQKAIVALATEEAEIRYDPTIVSANQLMETVEDTGFEALLITTGEDVNRIELKIDIDGEFSTRYISMVKTSIEALPGVHHTNIDAALHKITISYKPDQTGPRNFIEIIESAGSGHLKASIYPQVRGRELHRNDDIKQYRRSFLWSLVFTIPVFLTSMVFMYIPGTKQVLDKEIVNMLRIGELLRWILSTPVQFIIGRRFYVGSYKALRRRSPNMDVLITLGTNAAYFYSLYSVLRAATSESFKSTDFFETSSMLISFILLGKYLEILAKGKTSEAIAKLMDLTPDTAILLDLDSEGNVVSETEIDSRLIQKNDVIKVVPGGKVASDGFVIWGQSHVNESMITGESRPVAKRRGDTVIGGTVNENGALHVRATHVGAESALSQIVRLVESAQMAKAPVQKLADHISKYFVPLVIALSFSTWLVWFLAGKFNSYPKSWIPSSMDSFQLALQFGISVMVIACPCALGLATPTAVMVGTGVGASQGVLIKGGQALESAHKVNCVVFDKTGTLTTGKPVVVSTRLLKNMVLRDFYEYVAAAEVNSEHPLAKAIVEYAKRFGAEEESHFWPEARDFTAITGHGVKASVRHKEVMVGNKRLMLESGIDIPDEASEILTETERNAQTGIVVAVDGEVTGIIAVSDPLKPGAREVVSLLRSMKVKSIMVTGDNWGTANAIAGDVGIDTFIAEAKPHVKAEKIKELQMSGLTVAMVGDGINDSPALVSADVGMAIGAGTDVAIEAADIVLMKSNLEDVITAIDLSRKTFFRIRMNYIWALGYNILGIPIAAGVVFPFTGFRLPPWIAGAAMAASSVSVVCCSLLLKNYTRPRKLDAIPMNQVVVVD; this is encoded by the exons atggtgAACGCCGGGATGCTGATGTCGTGCCTCCGCGGAGGGGAGGTGTTCCAGATGTCACGGAGCCTCTCGCCGCGGCCGCGTTACCCTTCGATGCCCAAGTACCCAAAGAGGAAGGAGTCGTCGTCGGCGGTCGGCTCGGCCGGAGACGACGAGGATCTGGAGGCGAGCGGTGCTGGGGTGGAACACGGGGAGGAAGAGGCGAAGAAGGTGGCTGTGTTCTCGGTCGTCGGGATGACGTGCGCCGCCTGCGCTGGGTCGGTGGAGAAGGCAGTCAAGCGGCTGCCGGGGATCCACGACGCCGCCGTCGACGTGCTGAATGATCGCGCGCAAATCATATTCTACCCGGCCTTTGTTTCG GAGGACAGAATCAGGGAAACGATTGAAGATGTTGGTTTCGCAGCCGCACTACTAAAAGAGGAGATGAAAGAAGAAAAATCATCTCTAACATGCCGATTGCGCGTAAAAGGAATGACTTGCACTTCGTGCTCGACTAATGTCGAATCAGCTCTTCGATCTGTTCCCGGTGTACAAAAGGCCATCGTTGCTCTGGCTACCGAAGAAGCAGAGATTCGCTATGATCCTACAATTGTAAGTGCCAACCAACTCATGGAGACAGTCGAAGACACCGGCTTTGAGGCTCTACTTATTACCACAGGAGAAGATGTTAACAGAATAGAACTGAAAATCGATATCGATGGTGAATTCTCCACGAGATACATCTCAATGGTTAAGACCTCTATCGAGGCACTCCCCGGTGTACACCACACCAACATTGATGCTGCTCTTCACAAAATTACGATATCTTACAAGCCTGATCAGACAGGGCCAAGGAATTTCATCGAAATTATCGAGTCTGCTGGATCCGGACATCTCAAGGCATCGATATACCCCCAAGTTAGGGGAAGGGAACTCCACAGAAACGACGATATTAAGCAGTATCGTCGATCTTTTCTTTGGAGTTTGGTCTTCACCATCCCGGTGTTTCTCACTTCAATGGTGTTCATGTACATCCCCGGCACTAAACAAGTTTTAGACAAGGAGATAGTCAACATGTTGAGGATCGGAGAGCTGTTGCGATGGATTTTATCGACTCCTGTCCAATTCATAATCGGTCGAAGGTTTTACGTCGGATCGTATAAAGCCTTGCGAAGAAGATCTCCAAATATGGACGTGCTGATCACTCTCGGAACCAACGCAGCGTATTTCTATTCACTCTATTCCGTGCTCAGAGCTGCGACTTCAGAGAGCTTTAAATCGACTGATTTTTTCGAAACTAGCTCCATGCTCATATCCTTCATTCTTCTCGGGAAGTATCTTGAGATTTTAGCCAAAGGGAAGACATCGGAGGCCATTGCTAAGCTCATGGACTTGACGCCGGACACCGCAATATTGCTCGACCTTGATAGCGAAGGAAATGTAGTGAGCGAAACAGAGATAGACAGTCGACTGATTCAGAAAAACGACGTGATCAAAGTAGTGCCGGGAGGGAAAGTGGCTTCGGATGGCTTTGTTATATGGGGCCAGAGCCATGTGAACGAGAGCATGATAACTGGGGAATCAAGGCCTGTCGCGAAGAGGAGAGGCGATACTGTTATCGGTGGCACTGTCAACGAAAATGGCGCGCTGCACGTCCGCGCCACGCACGTCGGAGCAGAGAGCGCCCTTTCGCAAATCGTTCGTCTGGTGGAGTCGGCTCAAATGGCTAAAGCTCCTGTACAGAAACTTGCTGATCACATCTCCAAATACTTTGTGCCCCTT GTCATTGCTCTTTCATTTTCGACTTGGCTGGTTTGGTTCTTGGCGGGGAAGTTCAACTCCTACCCGAAGTCATGGATTCCATCTTCGATGGATAGCTTTCAGCTTGCACTTCAGTTTGGCATATCGGTCATGGTGATCGCATGTCCATGTGCCCTTGGCCTCGCCACTCCAACTGCTGTCATGGTTGGAACAGGAGTAGGTGCCTCTCAAGGTGTGCTCATTAAAGGAGGACAAGCATTGGAGAGTGCACATAAG GTGAATTGTGTCGTCTTTGATAAGACAGGCACACTTACCACTGGAAAACCTGTTGTTGTGAGCACACGGCTATTGAAGAACATGGTGCTGCGAGATTTCTATGAATATGTAGCAGCTGCTGAG GTCAACAGTGAGCACCCTTTGGCAAAAGCTATAGTTGAGTATGCTAAAAGATTTGGTGCGGAAGAAGAAAGCCATTTCTGGCCCGAAGCACGAGATTTCACTGCGATCACAGGCCACGGAGTCAAAGCTTCAGTCAGGCACAAAGAAGTCATGGTCGGTAACAAAAGATTGATGCTGGAATCGGGAATCGATATCCCCGACGAGGCTTCTGAGATTCTCACAGAAACAGAGAGAAATGCGCAGACGGGAATAGTAGTCGCCGTCGACGGAGAAGTCACCGGCATAATCGCAGTGTCTGACCCACTGAAACCCGGCGCCCGGGAAGTCGTATCTCTTCTACGATCAATGAAAGTGAAGAGCATTATGGTGACAGGGGACAACTGGGGCACTGCAAATGCAATCGCCGGCGATGTCGGAATCGACACTTTCATTGCTGAAGCAAAACCACACGTAAAGGCGGAGAAAATAAAGGAACTTCAGATGTCTGGATTAACTGTGGCGATGGTCGGAGATGGCATCAACGATTCGCCGGCGCTTGTGTCTGCCGATGTCGGGATGGCTATCGGCGCCGGAACAGACGTGGCGATCGAAGCGGCTGATATAGTTCttatgaagagcaacttggagGATGTAATAACTGcaatcgatctctcgaggaagaCATTCTTCAGGATCCGAATGAATTACATTTGGGCACTCGGCTACAACATCCTCGGAATCCCCATCGCTGCTGGAGTCGTCTTCCCTTTCACCGGATTCAGGCTGCCGCCGTGGATCGCCGGTGCTGCGATGGCTGCTTCTTCCGTGAGCGTAGTCTGCTGCTCACTCCTGTTGAAGAACTACACGAGGCCTCGGAAGTTGGACGCCATTCCGATGAACCAAGTCGTCGTCGTCGATTAA